The segment GGTCTGATAAAGCGGGATAGACTCGCCAATGTCCGCTGCCGCCAACGTGTCGCGCACTTCCGCTTCGTCCAAACGGTCCTGGAAACTGAGAATCACTTCGTCGCCACCAGTGAAATCGATGCCGTAGATGCTGTCTCCCTTGGTGGCAAGAACCACCACGCCGATGATCACCAAGGTCCAGGAGGCGATGAAGGCCGGTTTGCGGAACTTCAGGAAATCGATCTTGGGATCGTTGAGAATGGATAGCGTGGTGAACTTCTTCAGGGCCCCGCTTTCGAAGATCAGCTCCATGAGCACTCGGGTCACCACCAGAGCGCAGAACATGGTGCTCGCCACACCAATCGCCAGAGTCAATCCGAAGCCCTTGACGGGTCCGGTACCGAAACCGAGCATCACGATCGAAACCAGCAAGGTGGTGACGTTCGCGTCGAAGATGGTGGAAAACACCTTGGAAAAGCCGCCTTCGACCGCGGTCTTGAGCGTCTTGCCATTTCGCAGCTCTTCGCGGACACGCTCGAAAATCAGGATGTTCGCATCCACCGCCATGCCGACGGTGAGGATGATACCGGCGATGCCCGGCAGGGTCAGCGTCGCGTTGAAGCTCGCCAGCACGCCCAGCACGATCAGAATGTTGAGGACGACCGAGACCAGAGCGACCAAGCCCCCGACGAAAAAGTAGATGATCATGAAGCTGGCCACGGCCACCACGCCGATCTTGGAGGCGGTGATCCCGGACTCGATGGAGTCCTGCGCCATGGAGGGTCCGACTTCATACATCTCCACCACTTCGAGCGGAAGCTCCAGAGGGTTGTTGAGCGTGTTCGCCAGATCGATGGCCTCGCGTTGCGTGTAGCGACCAGTGATGCTGGCGCTGCCGCCGCGAATCTCCTCGCGCACCGTGGGAGCGGATTGTAGTTCCCCGTCCAATACGATAGCCAGACGGCCGGGCGCGCCGCCGCCGTCAGCCTGAGCGGCGAGTTCGCGAGTCACGTCTGCGAAAAGGTCCGCTCCTTCGTCGGTCAAGCGGAGGATCACTTCGATACCGCCCATTTCGGTAGAGCGAGGAAAAGCGTCGGCCACGTACTTTCCGGTCAAGGAAGGAATGCGCTTCACGTACAGTTCCACCTCGTACTCCTGTCCGCTGGATTCCTGGATCATGGTCATCGCTTCGTAACCCACGGGACGTGGATCCACGCCGGGACGAGCGGTCGGGTGGACTTCGCGGAAGTCGAGGCGGGCTGGCTTCTTCACCGTATCCAAAAGATCGGGATTGTCCTTGGTGTTCACCCCAGCGAGCTGCAGCTCGATACGATTTTCGCCGATGGGGCGAACGATCGGCTCGGTGACGCCATAGCTGTTGACGCGGCGCTCGATGATGTTGATGGCGTCGGCCAACTTCTCGTTTCGCTCCGCCTGCGGCACTTCCGCCAAGGCGGCGGGATCGACCTCGAAAGTGACCGAAATGCCTCCTTGGATATCGAGACCGCGCTTGAGGTTGGACTTGGATTCCTCCAGCAGCACCGGCAGCAGAATGTTGTTGCGCTTCTGCACGTTGGTCAGGTTCGCTTCCAAGCGCATATCGGGGAAGTACTGGCTCAAGTCGATGCGTTCCTCGTTGGCGATGCGCTTGAGCGCCATGTAGACGCTGAGCGGGGTCTCGCTCGTTTCCGAGGCTTCGACAGCTCGATCCAAGAGCGCGTGAAACTCGCTCGATTCGGTGCGTTCGCGCATGGCCTCCGCAAAGTCGGTGTCCTCCAGCGGGATCAGGTAGGAGAGGCAGAATGCGACGAGAATGCCAGTGATGGCCAATTTCCAGATATGCTTACCAGACATCAGGATGAGGGGTTAAGAGACGGTCTTTTATAATAGCGATGCCACGCCCTCGCAGGCGTGGCTCAAATTCAGTGAAAACGCTTCTTTTCGGTCGACGAAGCTCCTAGGAATCGGAAGAACTCACTACGCTCGTCACGGCCGACTTGAGAATTTCGATTTTCGTATTGTCGGCGATCTTAAGAACGAAGCGATCGTCCTTCACGTTGGTGATGGTTCCGTAGATCCCCCCCGAAGTGATGACCTCCGCTCCGCTCTTGAGCTCGGTGATCATTTTTTGATGCTGCTTTTGCTTCTTGCGCTGGGGGGCGATGATGAGAAACCACATCGCGGCGAAGATCAGAATGAAAGGCAGGAATTGCTGCCAGCCAGGTTGGGCTTGGCCTTGAGCGGCCTGAGCGAGAACAGTCGTTACAAAATCCATCACAGAATCGAGAATATAGCTCCAAAAGGGTTCTTGAAATTAGAAGGGGCGTACTCAATCTAGCGGCTTTTCAAAAAGCAAGCCAGAACCTAAAGCCCCATTTACCATTGAGCAGCAACGCGAAATCCCGGTGGACCATCTCTGAAGCGGAACGACTTTACGGCTTCAACCGCTGGGGCAGCCCCTACTATTCCGTCGACAAGGAAGGCTACGTCTGCGCCCATCCGGCAGCGGACGAGCGCACGGTCCGCATCGACGACGTCATCAAAGAAGCAGCCACCAAAGGCATCAAGGCCCCCATGGTGATTCGGTTTCAGGATCTGCTGCGTCACCGCGTGGAACGCCTCAACGAGGCCTTCGCAAAGGCTATCGAGGAAGAGGAGTACGCCGGCAAGTACCGAGGCGTCTTCCCGATCAAGGTCAATCAGCTGCGCGAGGTCATCGAGGAAATCCAGGACGCGGGCAAGGACTATGGCTACGGCCTCGAGGCGGGCAGCAAACCCGAGCTGCTGATCGCCATGGCCATGCATCAGTCCTCCACCGGATTGCTCATCTGCAACGGATACAAGGACGAGGACTACATCCGCCTCGCCCTGCACTATCGCCGCATCGGCAAGGACATCATCATCGTGGTCGAGCAGCTCAGCGAGGTCGAAAAGGTGATCGAAATTTCGCAGGAGCTCGGGGTGGAGGCTCTGGTGGGCTTGCGGGCGAAACTGGGCACGCGCGGCGAGGGCAAATGGGCCATGTCCACCGGCGATAACGCGAAGTTCGGCTTGACGCCTACCGAGATGCTGGAGGCCTGCCGCTTGCTGGAACGAGCCAAGATGCAAAGCAGCCTGCGGCTGCTGCACTTCCACATCGGCTCCCAGGTCCCCAATATCATCACTTTGAAAAACGCGGTGGTGGAGGCGACGCGCTACTATTGCCAGCTGCAGAAGCTGGGCTTCCCCATGGGCTACCTGGACGTAGGCGGCGGACTCGGCATCGATTACGACGGCTCACGCTCCAACTACGAAAGCTCCGCAAACTACTCGCTGGAGGAATACGCCCGCGACGTGGTGTACAACGTCAAGCAGATCTGCTCCGCCATGGAGGTGGACAGCCCCGACATCGTTTCGGAAAGCGGACGAGCCATCGCGGCGCCGCACAGTATTCTCATCACCGAGGTCTTCGGACGCATCTCCAAACGGGAGTCGCTGCTGACCGTGAAGAAGGACGAGATCAAGGACCAGGTCGTCGCGGATCTTCACGAAATGCTGCATGGCCGAGTGCGCTACGGCCAGCTCGAGATGTACCACGACGCCTTGCAGAAGAAGGAGGAAGCGGACTCGCTCTTCAACCACGGCTACCTCGACCTGCGCGGCCGAGCCCAGGCCGATTCCCTGTTCTGGCAGATCTGCAACCGGTTGGAGAAGAAAACGCAGACCACCCGCGGCTACCAGCCCGAGGAGCTGATCGGTCTCTCGGAGATCCTAGCCGACCAGTACGTCTGCAACTTCTCGGTCTTCCAGTCCTTGCTCGATCACTGGGCCCTCGACCAGCTGTTTCCCATCACCCCGCTCGCTCGTCTCAAGGAACGTCCTTCAGTGAACGCCATCCTGGTGGACATCACCTGCGACAGCGACGGAAAGGTCTCCAAGTTCATCGATCTGGAGGACGAAAAGGAGTACTTGCCGCTGCACCCGCTCAAGAAGAACGAGCCCTACTACCTCGGCATCTACCTGGTCGGAGCCTACCAGGATATCATGGGGGACAACCACAATCTGTTTGGCCGCGTGAACGAAGTTCACGTCTTTCTCGACGAGGACGAGGAGGACGGCTTCTACATCGAGGACACCATCCAGGGCTACCGGATGAAGGACGTGCTCGAAGGGGTGCAGTATCGAGCCGAAGGTCTGTGCCAGCAGATGAAAAAGCAGATCGACCGGGCGACCAAGAAGGATCTGGTGAAACCGCGCGACGGGGTGCACTTCATGGAAATCTACGAAGCCCAGATCCAACAGAAATCGTATTTGGCGATCGACTACAAGCGCAAGCGGCGGACCGCTGCCAAGCGGGCGAAAAAGCCCTAGAAATACGAATCGGACCAGCGGCGCTCACCCCTCGTCGCGGACCCAACGCTCCTTGGGGAAGTGGAGGGAAAACGTCGAGCCCTGGCCCAACGCGGAGTCGATGGTCACGCTGCCCTCGTAGTGCTCCATGATCTTCTTTACGATCGCCAGGCCCACGCCTGTGCCCTCCTTCTTCGTATTCAACCGTTTGAACACCTGAAAGATTCGTTCCTGCTGTTCGATCTCGATTCCCTCGCCGAAGTCCCGCACGAAAAGCGTCACGCCGCGGACGTCGCTCGCAGATCCGATCTCGATTCGCCCTCCATTTCCGTTCTCGTTCGTTCCATACTTCAAGGCGTTCGAAATCAGGTTTTGCAGCAGCTGCCAAAGCCGCTTGCGATCGACCCGCAGCACGGGAAGATCCTTGCCAACGACGACCTCCCAATTCGAGTGACCGGTTTTCGTCAGGAGACCTTGTAGCACGTCTTCCACGACATCGGCGCTTCGCACGGACTCGATGTTTTCGGATGCGTGGCCCACTCTGCTCATCTCGAGCAGGTCCGTGATCAAGTCCCCCATGTGGCTGGCCAGTCGATCGATCCGTTGCACGAAATCCTGGTTGGGATCCCCGTCCGCGCCACCGCGGGCCTGAAGGATCTGGATGAGGCCTCGAATGGAAACCAGCGGAGACTTCAAGTCATGCGAGACCGCGTACATCATCTCCTCCATCTCACGATTCTTGGCCTCCACCGCTTCCTTGGCCGAGCGCACCTGGTCCTCCGCATCCTTGCGAAACTGGATGTCCTGCATCGAGCCGATCATCGAGGTCCTACCGGCCGCCTTGTCGTGGACCGCCACTCCCGCTCCGTAGAACCAGCGGTATCGCCCATCCTTGCGCTTGATGCGATAGTCGATCGCGAAGGCGTCCTCGCCAGCTACGCAGCGCGACACCAGGTCGAAGGTCCGCTCGCGGTC is part of the Pelagicoccus sp. SDUM812003 genome and harbors:
- the speA gene encoding biosynthetic arginine decarboxylase, with translation MSSNAKSRWTISEAERLYGFNRWGSPYYSVDKEGYVCAHPAADERTVRIDDVIKEAATKGIKAPMVIRFQDLLRHRVERLNEAFAKAIEEEEYAGKYRGVFPIKVNQLREVIEEIQDAGKDYGYGLEAGSKPELLIAMAMHQSSTGLLICNGYKDEDYIRLALHYRRIGKDIIIVVEQLSEVEKVIEISQELGVEALVGLRAKLGTRGEGKWAMSTGDNAKFGLTPTEMLEACRLLERAKMQSSLRLLHFHIGSQVPNIITLKNAVVEATRYYCQLQKLGFPMGYLDVGGGLGIDYDGSRSNYESSANYSLEEYARDVVYNVKQICSAMEVDSPDIVSESGRAIAAPHSILITEVFGRISKRESLLTVKKDEIKDQVVADLHEMLHGRVRYGQLEMYHDALQKKEEADSLFNHGYLDLRGRAQADSLFWQICNRLEKKTQTTRGYQPEELIGLSEILADQYVCNFSVFQSLLDHWALDQLFPITPLARLKERPSVNAILVDITCDSDGKVSKFIDLEDEKEYLPLHPLKKNEPYYLGIYLVGAYQDIMGDNHNLFGRVNEVHVFLDEDEEDGFYIEDTIQGYRMKDVLEGVQYRAEGLCQQMKKQIDRATKKDLVKPRDGVHFMEIYEAQIQQKSYLAIDYKRKRRTAAKRAKKP
- the yajC gene encoding preprotein translocase subunit YajC: MDFVTTVLAQAAQGQAQPGWQQFLPFILIFAAMWFLIIAPQRKKQKQHQKMITELKSGAEVITSGGIYGTITNVKDDRFVLKIADNTKIEILKSAVTSVVSSSDS
- the secD gene encoding protein translocase subunit SecD; protein product: MSGKHIWKLAITGILVAFCLSYLIPLEDTDFAEAMRERTESSEFHALLDRAVEASETSETPLSVYMALKRIANEERIDLSQYFPDMRLEANLTNVQKRNNILLPVLLEESKSNLKRGLDIQGGISVTFEVDPAALAEVPQAERNEKLADAINIIERRVNSYGVTEPIVRPIGENRIELQLAGVNTKDNPDLLDTVKKPARLDFREVHPTARPGVDPRPVGYEAMTMIQESSGQEYEVELYVKRIPSLTGKYVADAFPRSTEMGGIEVILRLTDEGADLFADVTRELAAQADGGGAPGRLAIVLDGELQSAPTVREEIRGGSASITGRYTQREAIDLANTLNNPLELPLEVVEMYEVGPSMAQDSIESGITASKIGVVAVASFMIIYFFVGGLVALVSVVLNILIVLGVLASFNATLTLPGIAGIILTVGMAVDANILIFERVREELRNGKTLKTAVEGGFSKVFSTIFDANVTTLLVSIVMLGFGTGPVKGFGLTLAIGVASTMFCALVVTRVLMELIFESGALKKFTTLSILNDPKIDFLKFRKPAFIASWTLVIIGVVVLATKGDSIYGIDFTGGDEVILSFQDRLDEAEVRDTLAAADIGESIPLYQTQLGGADEVLRIQAGFNKGDAVVAALQSAHPEAGFEVVGKNEIGPSVGAEIQKNAFLSIGISLGLILLYIAFRFEIGYGVGAVVATIHDILLTLGVFVLVPGHQFTAPMVAAILLIVGYSLNDTIVLFDRIREELTLRPTSKLREVINIAINAVISRSLLTSITTLLASLSLMIFGKGVINDIAFTFTIGIITGTFSSIFIASPVFFFWHKGDRRSVESSHDTAPEYDWQASSKVSTSSSSTAE